The genomic window TGTGATAGACAGAAGAATGATCCGTTATCGGCTCAAGGTATCAACCTTGCCCTGATCATGATGGTAGGTTTTCTTAATGGTTATCAGCCGCGATATTAAGATGTCCTCAGAATAAATAACGGCCTCGTTCCTCCTTTATTGGGAAGAATATGGAGAAGATCAGACATAAAGAGAGGTTGTGGGCTGTTGCATTGATGGTGGGGATTTTCGTGGTCCTTTCTAGCATTGGCTTTGCTATGCTCCTGCAGAAGGAGAGAACGACCGGCGGCATGGATGTGCTGTGGAAGCAGACCGGTCTGGGAACAACGACCGACGGTGTCCAATGGATCAACGATTCGGCGATAATCAACGATCAGAACGATAAGGAGATCCGGTGCATCGGTCCTGACGGATCGGTCGAATGGATTCATACTTACTCTGAGATCCATATGCTCATGGCGCGGGATGGGCACATCTGTTTTGCCGAGAACGAGGGCGGTATCACGTTCACCTGCTTGGATCGCAATGGATCGGTCGAATGGACCCGACCTGACCCCTGGGTAAATGAGACGCCCATCAATCCCGTCAGTTCAACCTACGGATTGCCAGGTCTCGATGGGAACGTATATCTGTTCGGTCCCTCGGGCCGTTCGGTCCTTTGCGTCGACGGGTCAGGTTTCGATAGATGGGCCTTTACGGCGGACAACGGGGCCATCGGTTTACCGGTCATCTACTCCGATGGCACGGTATTGATTGCTCATGTCATCACAAATGCCTCATCATTGAACTCCGGTCATCCCCAGCTCGGAAATGGGGAGGAGATCGTTGGTGAGGAGCTTATCCGGATATCACCGAACGGCACTGTCGATGGCCGATTGGAGATCCCAGGGTTCAGGGCCGATCTGCGCAATTCTTTTGATATCGCAGTCAACGGGACCCTCACCTTCAGCTCATACAATTTCAGCGATATGACCGGCAGCGTCCTTGGCATATCCGAACATCTTGAGATAGTGTGGTCATCATCCTACAGCGATCTGAACGCCCCAGTCCAAGGCGAAGGGTCGATCGTGTATTATCTCGAGCACCATTCTGTCGAGATCGATTCCTCTGGGGGTCTGCATCATTTCACCACGTTGTGCGCTTATAACACCAGCAATAGCAGTCTCCTTTATAGGACGGATTTCTCCGGCACGTTCACCGGCGGGATCATCGTCAGCGGCGACACCGTCTTCCTCAGCGGCAACGACAAGGTCTGGGCGGTCGGACCGGATGGGGAAGCGCACATCGCTGACTCGTCAGGATGGGCCGTGTTCGGTCCATATGGGGGCGGCCTTCTTCTGTACGACGGGATCGGGATAAGGCAGATAGGGGCAACCGGTTCAACCGATTGGCAGTTCGACCTGGACAGCGGGACCATCAGGTCGCTTCACCTCAGTTCAGATGGCACGATAATAGTGTATGCCAACGATGGGTTCACCGCCATCCACAAGCCTTCCATGTCCACCAACATGATATACATGGTCGGGCTGGTGGCGCTTGACCTGCTGGTCGTTCTCACGGCAGGGATATGGATATTGGATCGCTGGTCCGCAAAAGAGAGAGGGACACCCTGAGGGCCCGCCATTCCATCAGGGATCCGATCATTCCGGGACGTTCGAGGGATTAGCCGATCGCTTTCTTGATCGCCTCGACAAATCGTTCTAATTCTTCGTCGCTCGGTTCAGGGAAATCGAAAACCGAGGCATACTCGCACGGACCAAGATTCTTTTCTGTGCAGTCGTCCAGGATGACCGAGGTGGCGATCTTCATCCCGTTCCTTTCCATGATGCGGTCGCAGCATTTGTTGCGGCATCCGTTCACTGCGGTGAGCTTGTCAATTTCCACTCCGCTCATCGACATCATGATCGGGCTGAGACCGACAGTGCACACCGAGAACTGAAGCGATTTTCCATTTGCCAGGTTCCATTTGGAGAACCTTTCCATGGCCTTCTCCATGAAGACCCCTCTCTCGCCATTGGCGCCGCACACGACCACGCCCTTCCTCATTGCAGCACCTCATCCATCAGCGTCTCGATCTGCTTGGCGGTCCTGACGATCCCTTCCTCATTGACCTGGAAGAACGGCCCCATCATCATCTTGCCCTTGGGCATGACACCGAACTGCATCAGGACCTGCAGGCCGCATAGTCCTTCGCAACCGTCCACCACTATGACCTTCCGGTCCCTGAGGCCGTTCATGTCCTCGACCGCTTTGGGCAGCTGGGCCAGGGCTGGCGCGACCGTCACCACCCTGATGGGCCTCCTTTTGGAGATGTCCCGGACCGCCGCCCTGAGCACCCGTGCGCCGGGGCTGTATCCGGAGCAGATGACGATGTCGACCGTCTCGCTCATCTCTTCGCCTCGAAGAACAGCCTGGGCTTTCCCACCGCCGACACCACGATACGCGATTCCAGCAGGATCCCTCCTCCCCAGCTTTTACCCAGGTGGCCGATCCTCTCGTCCTTGTCCACCACTATCTCCACCTCGTCCGCACCGGCCTCCAGGGCCCTGGTCCGGGCGATCCCGGTGGCCCATTCCACGGCATAGGCAGAAGCATCGGTCACCGAAGGAAAATCCTTCTTCTCCGCCGATGAGTGCAGGGAGCATGGCGGGTTATCCATGGCCGAGACCCCCGGCTTCGGCCGGATGAGCACTTCCACCGATTCCAGGATGGAACCGGTTATGGCACCTACCGCGTTGCCGACCTCAGAGTGCTCTAGCAATAGGAGCCTGGTCCCGAAGTTGTCCGCTACGGCCGGCAGGTAAGCTCCCACCGGTGCGCCTATGCCGATGATCGGCTTGTGCAGGGTCAGCCTGACCGAGTAGTCCTTCCCGGACTCATGGGTGATGAACTTGTTGAACAGATCGTTGCACACATCGCAGCGCGGCACCTTGCCAGTCTCCTCGTAGACCAGCTTGCGCAGCAGCTCATTGGAGATCTTGTTGATCACTGCTCTCTTGACCTCCGAGCAGAACTGGTGCAGCTCCATCTCCATGTTGGACGCCTGGATGGCCACACCGATCGCGGAGGCCTCGGCATCGTACTCGATGTACGATCCGTCCGCATGAAGCACATCCGTAGGGGTCAGACCTATCCTCTGGATCATGCCGAGCTCCTCCAGTTTTCGTACGTTGAACGAGAAGGGATGCACGTTGGTCATGGCGCCGACCTCATAGATTCCCCTCGGCTCCTCCTTGACCTTCTCCACGAACAGGCCCTCCTCATTGGACAGGGAGATGTTCGGGACATCCTTGGAAAAGACGAAGAACTCCGTCACTTGGATGACGTTTTCCACAGCCACGTGCCCGGCCTGAGGGCGGACCTTCTCCGTGACCATTGCCTTCAGCTTCTGCTTGATGGAGGGATAGATCGACGAGGCTATGCATAGCGGCACCACTCTTAACGGTGTAAGAACGATCTTGCCGTTGGCCACCACTATCCGGCTATCTCCTCCGATCCCTGAGGTGGAGATATCCGCCGCTTTGACCCTGGTCCTCCAGCCACCGATCATGGCACCTTCTGGATCGAGACGGGGCCGGCCATCCCTCAATATCCCGATGTCGGTGGTGGTCCCGCCGACGTCGATGACCACCGCATTGTTCTCCCGGGTGAGGAACTTAGCCCCAATGAGCGAAGCTGCCGGACCGGACAGGACGGTCTCTACCGGCTTCTCCTTCGCCATGTCCTCCCCCATCAGGGAACCGTCTCCCTTGACGATCATCAGCGGGGCATCGATCTGTTTGTCCGCCAGGACCTTTTTGACCGATGCCACAAGCTCTGCTATGATCGGGATCAGCTTGGCGTTCAGGACCGCCGTGATGGTCCTTTCATGGAAGCCCAGTTTGGATGACAGCTCGTTGCCGCATACCACAGGGTGGTCGGTCATCCGGCCGATCAGATCCTTGATGGCGATCTCATGCTCTGGGTTCCTGACACTGAGGTATGAAGAGACCGCGAAGCCGTCCACCTTGCCCAATACGCTGCGGACGAACGCTTCCACCTTGGCCATGTCCAGCGATGCCTTCGCCTCTCCGTTGAGCGTATGACCTCCGGCCATCTCCAGCACATCGTCGACGGGTATCGATCTGGAATACTCGTTCCCGGCCACGATGAGGGCCACCCGGCATCCCTTACCTTCGACGACCGAGTTGGTGGCCAATGTCGAAGACACCGAGACCAGCCGGATGTCCTTGTATTCCACATCCAGCTTGGCGATGGAGTTGGAGATCCCGATGGAAAGGTCGTTCCTGGTGGTGAGCGCTTTTGCCTTGACCACGACCTTTCCCGTGTTCAGGTCGATGATCGCAGAATCAGTGTACGTGCCGCCAGTGTCTATTCCCAGGCCTAAGTTCATCATTTCACCCGTCTCATGAATCGTTAGAACAGATCAGAAGATAGGTCGGTACGGCGGTCACGGTTTTTAAAGGGTTCGATTTATTCATCTGGATGGTCCATACATCCACAGACTAGCCATCAGATCCTTGTGCGGTCAACCCGTTCATCCAAGGTTACCGACCGCGTCGCCCCGAAGCCCCTTCCTGAACCTTGAGCTCTGTTCGGCTATCTCGTTGAGGTCGGATGGAGACACCCTCCTCACCCGCGGAAGCTCGCCCGGATAGACTCGGATCAGCTCCCTCTGCAGGTATTCATGCACTAGACCGGAGGTGCGCAATCCCTCCACGCTCCAGTTGTCCACCAGGTCCAGGACCGCGTCGCGGCCGGTGCGGTAGAAGGCCTCCGCCAGCATCGAGGTGACGATAGTGTTCGTGGACATCACAGCTATGTCCGATTCCCTGACCGCCTGTTTGCTCCCAT from Methanomassiliicoccales archaeon includes these protein-coding regions:
- a CDS encoding hydantoinase/oxoprolinase family protein, which produces MNLGLGIDTGGTYTDSAIIDLNTGKVVVKAKALTTRNDLSIGISNSIAKLDVEYKDIRLVSVSSTLATNSVVEGKGCRVALIVAGNEYSRSIPVDDVLEMAGGHTLNGEAKASLDMAKVEAFVRSVLGKVDGFAVSSYLSVRNPEHEIAIKDLIGRMTDHPVVCGNELSSKLGFHERTITAVLNAKLIPIIAELVASVKKVLADKQIDAPLMIVKGDGSLMGEDMAKEKPVETVLSGPAASLIGAKFLTRENNAVVIDVGGTTTDIGILRDGRPRLDPEGAMIGGWRTRVKAADISTSGIGGDSRIVVANGKIVLTPLRVVPLCIASSIYPSIKQKLKAMVTEKVRPQAGHVAVENVIQVTEFFVFSKDVPNISLSNEEGLFVEKVKEEPRGIYEVGAMTNVHPFSFNVRKLEELGMIQRIGLTPTDVLHADGSYIEYDAEASAIGVAIQASNMEMELHQFCSEVKRAVINKISNELLRKLVYEETGKVPRCDVCNDLFNKFITHESGKDYSVRLTLHKPIIGIGAPVGAYLPAVADNFGTRLLLLEHSEVGNAVGAITGSILESVEVLIRPKPGVSAMDNPPCSLHSSAEKKDFPSVTDASAYAVEWATGIARTRALEAGADEVEIVVDKDERIGHLGKSWGGGILLESRIVVSAVGKPRLFFEAKR
- a CDS encoding putative zinc-binding protein, producing MSETVDIVICSGYSPGARVLRAAVRDISKRRPIRVVTVAPALAQLPKAVEDMNGLRDRKVIVVDGCEGLCGLQVLMQFGVMPKGKMMMGPFFQVNEEGIVRTAKQIETLMDEVLQ
- a CDS encoding putative zinc-binding protein, which produces MRKGVVVCGANGERGVFMEKAMERFSKWNLANGKSLQFSVCTVGLSPIMMSMSGVEIDKLTAVNGCRNKCCDRIMERNGMKIATSVILDDCTEKNLGPCEYASVFDFPEPSDEELERFVEAIKKAIG